The following is a genomic window from Fusarium oxysporum Fo47 chromosome IV, complete sequence.
CTCTCCGCTCCTGGCACATATATACCCAGACGTTGGAAATGCTCTTGAATTTTAACTCCCTTTCCCCCAAATCTGTACCATGAAAAGTCTGAACAACAGGCTTTCACAAAGAAATGTCTAATGGAGACCTGACGGCCTTCAATGTACCATAGTTCCGCTCTTCCAGCTTCCATAGAGCTTTGTGTAAACAAATGTACGTTGAAACGAATAGGTTTATGAACAACAATTGCTGGCTGCATTTCAGAAGCACAATGCCTCATGAGGATGCCAACTATTGGGGAAAGGAAGCCACAGGATTTTCCCAAGATACATGCACCATCCAAGACCATCCGTGATGAACAAGTTCGATATATGCCTTGTTGTGGCCTGTGACGTAATATGCAACATGGTCGATTGGAGGAACCTAATGACTAGCTATGGTATTCTGTTTGCCGAATACAAGTAGATTGGTTAAAAGATCGAAGAGATCTTGTACTAACATGCGGTTATGGGATGTCACCCGGGGCATCGACCTGTGGTAGACAAGTGAGTGCAAGAGATGTGGCAAATGAATTGCTTAactatcttcttctttcctctaCTTATGGACTATTAAGCCTCAATCTTCCGTCCCTTCCTATCTACTCTTTCATCCTCTGGGTTAAACCCACCGTTACCCCAGTTTGCCCATtctggagttggagttgcGTCCATATAATCCTCGGGGGTCCAACCACCTTCATCAGGAGGCCCCCTTGATTCGAGCAACTCAAAGAACTTCTTGTAATCGATCAAAGTGTGCCACTTGCCATCGACATAGAACCTCTCGCTAGCTAATAAGATACAACAGCTGTGGGCGTGCTCGGCAGCGATGCCGTACTTGAGTCCCTTttccttcaacctcttctcgAGCGCCTTAACAAAGTCGCAGACTTCCCAGTAGAAGGGGACATTGGACATGCTCAATCCGGCATTGGAAGATGTCGATGTGCCACAGTATGTGACACCCTTGACCTCGACAAAACAGGGCAGACCTTGCTCCACGAGTCTTGCGTAaccctcagcttcttcctcgacaTTGAACCCCTTGACGAGTGTCAATCGGAAGACAGTACGGTGGTGGAAGCGCTTCTCGCGaaggatatcaagacatCGGTTGAATCGCTCCCAGAAGTCTCGGTGGAGAGGTCTGTCAATCTTCCGTAGTGACTCCTTATCAGCTGCATCAATCGATACGTAGAGTTGAGTCACAACCTTGAGAGCAGCCAACTGGTCAGGATGCTGAGCATTACACACGAGGAACGAGGAGATACGTTCGGCGTGTAGCATACCAAGGAATTCGTTGATATAAGGGTAGAAGATTGGCTCTCCAACGAGTGACAAGGCGCAGTGCTTGATCTGCATAGCTTCGGCAAATCGCTCCGCTCGCACACCAGGCACACCGCGCAAcatcttgatcttctgaTAATGGTTCTTTTTGACTCCTTCAAAGATCAATTCAGGAGGATCAACGACCCAACGCCATGTTGTTCCAACGGGATTTGTGCCGTGACGCCAACAGAAAACGCATTTATTCGAGCAAGACAGTGAAGGAGTCGTTTCCATGCACAAGTGACTCTTGATTCCGTAGAATGAGTACTTATAACATGAGCCTCTTCCGCGGAGAGCCGACTTTGTCCACCGGCATGTCTTGACTCCGGAATGAGATCCCACAATTGCATAACCTTGTTTGGTGAGAGCTTTGTATGTTGGTGATTCCTTTGCGACCATTTCTTTGGGGCCCTGAGGGACTGCCTTCTTTGTGGAGGAACCATACGTGGTGAAATCAACAGCGAGAGGTGCTTTTTGAGTCGTCGAACCGTCGTCCTTTTTGATCAAGCGTCCTAGgtcctcaacatcatccagaTCTCTTGCACtcttcgacttcttcttgggttcttcgtcatcaaagacaacttcgccatcatcttcgtcctctgCGATATCTTCAACATCGCTTTCCTCGGCTGCTCCGCTACCGGGAACTCCTTCGCCCAAGCTTCCAGTACGTGCGACATGCTCAATGACCTCTTGCACACCCTTACTCCATTCTTGTAGGCGCTCTTCGTGATCACTTTTCATGTCACCCATTCCAACTGGGTACGCTCTCTTTCTAG
Proteins encoded in this region:
- a CDS encoding radical SAM superfamily-domain-containing protein → MDWANYSSPSRLDSFVDDLVDVWHLHRTPILLTLCVILVAIRTYFHINGQKTEIVAFKKVYEEPAKPKVVVEEKTPTIEPVEEKKNVKSQGPRRIKGGIARKPSKNKEEEKDLTRPVAPLVFFSSITTKTAKIAEAYIEDFCGKLDELSKLSGRQFLKPELRDLTEIDFDDYFLAPYKGHGDADLFYLFLIPSYNIDTINDTFLEHLQETHHDFRIDTAPLSGILGYSVFGFGDSENWPTEADGFCFQAMEVDKWMAKLTARKRAYPVGMGDMKSDHEERLQEWSKGVQEVIEHVARTGSLGEGVPGSGAAEESDVEDIAEDEDDGEVVFDDEEPKKKSKSARDLDDVEDLGRLIKKDDGSTTQKAPLAVDFTTYGSSTKKAVPQGPKEMVAKESPTYKALTKQGYAIVGSHSGVKTCRWTKSALRGRGSCYKYSFYGIKSHLCMETTPSLSCSNKCVFCWRHGTNPVGTTWRWVVDPPELIFEGVKKNHYQKIKMLRGVPGVRAERFAEAMQIKHCALSLVGEPIFYPYINEFLGMLHAERISSFLVCNAQHPDQLAALKVVTQLYVSIDAADKESLRKIDRPLHRDFWERFNRCLDILREKRFHHRTVFRLTLVKGFNVEEEAEGYARLVEQGLPCFVEVKGVTYCGTSTSSNAGLSMSNVPFYWEVCDFVKALEKRLKEKGLKYGIAAEHAHSCCILLASERFYVDGKWHTLIDYKKFFELLESRGPPDEGGWTPEDYMDATPTPEWANWGNGGFNPEDERVDRKGRKIEA